In Proteus vulgaris, one DNA window encodes the following:
- a CDS encoding GNAT family N-acetyltransferase yields MKNVIRQLTRNEIPQVWEIDRTELIEKLYVLKEGKLLLSEQRFDMKGWPEGEAEHYTPVLLESFDRGAPFWGVFEHDRLVAAASVDPKKRDKNDSLLQLSFLHVSHQQRGQGLARILFDYCVKYAKENGADGLYISSTPSENSVNFYQHLGCRLIDIPDPELYEREPEDIHLVFYFIKPNNA; encoded by the coding sequence GTGAAAAATGTTATTCGGCAATTAACACGAAATGAAATTCCACAAGTTTGGGAAATCGATAGAACTGAGCTTATTGAAAAGCTATATGTATTAAAAGAAGGAAAGTTGCTTTTATCAGAGCAGCGCTTTGATATGAAAGGTTGGCCAGAAGGTGAAGCCGAACATTACACCCCTGTTTTACTTGAAAGTTTTGATCGTGGAGCACCTTTTTGGGGCGTTTTTGAACATGATCGATTAGTTGCTGCGGCAAGTGTTGATCCGAAAAAGCGCGATAAAAATGATAGTCTACTTCAACTCTCTTTTTTACATGTTAGCCACCAGCAACGAGGGCAAGGTTTAGCACGAATACTCTTTGACTATTGTGTGAAATATGCGAAGGAAAATGGTGCGGATGGATTATATATCTCATCAACACCTTCTGAAAATAGTGTGAACTTTTATCAGCATTTAGGGTGTCGCTTAATTGATATTCCTGATCCTGAACTTTATGAAAGAGAGCCAGAAGATATTCATTTGGTCTTTTATTTTATAAAGCCAAATAATGCATAA
- a CDS encoding DUF1435 family protein, which produces MAKSTRLSPVASWTSRISLWEMLAVSSLFTVIMHSIAGTSAFTLVLVISMLLSTLMLFHKKLQMWVMIPAGVVLTYSLMTLLTTYYG; this is translated from the coding sequence ATGGCTAAATCAACACGCTTATCTCCAGTCGCTTCTTGGACATCTCGTATCAGTTTATGGGAAATGTTAGCTGTTTCTTCTTTATTCACAGTCATTATGCATTCTATTGCTGGAACATCTGCATTTACGTTAGTTTTAGTTATTTCAATGCTGCTATCAACATTGATGCTATTCCATAAGAAATTGCAGATGTGGGTGATGATCCCTGCTGGTGTTGTGTTGACTTATAGCTTAATGACATTGTTAACTACATATTATGGATAA